In Fusarium oxysporum Fo47 chromosome VII, complete sequence, the following proteins share a genomic window:
- a CDS encoding HSP20-like chaperone, protein MSRLLLHGCKSTLPRTLSRNLKHLGLKPTINQTRKMAFFPRSLYDSDTSFTPFFRLLDDFDNYSRQRVSGRRTGTPSWQPKFDVRETGEAYELHGELPGINKEDVHIEFTEPQSMLISGRTERTYTVGTPPAGLIEGTSRGGAIIEGGDESKKASAGEEKSASRDAGTETTEKEMPETKKSDKAKYWLSERSVGEFSRSFNFPTQVDQDSVTANFKDGILNILVPKVKKHESKRIAIS, encoded by the coding sequence ATGAGCAGACTTCTTTTGCACGGTTGTAAATCAACTCTTCCTAGAACACTTTCACGAAACCTGAAGCACCTCGGTCTCAAGCCTACTATCAACCAAACACGCAAAATGGCTTTCTTCCCGCGAAGCCTCTACGACTCCGATACCTCTTTCACTCCATTCTTCCGTCTTTTAGACGACTTTGATAACTACTCTCGCCAGAGAGTAAGCGGCCGTCGCACTGGTACGCCCAGCTGGCAGCCCAAATTCGACGTCCGTGAGACCGGGGAAGCATATGAGCTTCATGGCGAGCTCCCTGGCATCAACAAGGAGGATGTCCACATCGAGTTCACCGAGCCCCAGTCTATGCTCATCAGTGGCAGGACTGAGCGCACCTACACTGTCGGTACTCCTCCTGCAGGCCTCATCGAGGGCACTAGCAGGGGCGGTGCCATTATCGAGGGTGGCGACGAGAGCAAGAAGGCCAGTGCGGGGGAAGAAAAGTCCGCCTCACGTGATGCCGGCACTGAGACTACTGAGAAGGAAATGcccgagaccaagaagtcTGACAAGGCCAAGTACTGGCTCTCGGAGCGCAGCGTCGGCGAGTTTTCTCGCAGCTTCAACTTCCCGACTCAGGTCGATCAGGACTCGGTGACTGCAAACTTCAAGGACGGCATCCTCAATATTCTGGTCCCCAAGGTTAAGAAGCACGAGTCAAAACGTATCGCTATCAGTTAA
- a CDS encoding heterokaryon incompatibility protein-domain-containing protein, whose amino-acid sequence MLCAVCMSIFQNSATRGLHHKDHESVAAAAKNGCRICYHLSPKLPSDNLKPLKYEFKWANFWEFSWEIYFYETGGGNSNTSIDDDRPPTHSDWLVFVKVFSSSDSPSGYNEFLDLIAADLDSDPTRVRTDFPSLRDIPDNSGHENVTRVAKNWLQTCKDHHNCGSASGPQDAGWYPKRLIHVGNEQQSPRLILSENETLEGSYAALSHCWGENPNFLMLTSGTLSDFCSEIQLQHLPASFRDAVITCRRMDIQYIWIDSLCILQAGDGSHADWLSHSEDMYHVYLNCDLNISIDVSQNPHGGAFRSRDPAYLQDCYLWTTFLAMPKIGRPPNASSTSSSEHTYSDELINSDISNENEHRLVDAEKQSKSRNLCAIFTRDDFSWARLDLPLSKRAWVFQERLLSPRTLHFALDRISWECDRSRNLTEYLPEGAGNGEWTGFDCLYQTAYSIPEHGHVFTFYSDLVFPYTDRQLSHPNEDKLVAFAAVARRCVSWFGTEYCAGIFRSTMPHALLWEMCPSGPIRRSTAYRAPSWSWASMECRVTFQILDDEQTVLSDVVHVAVELVDPENQFGQVRSGSLTLTGPLVASEALIPREDKTEECSSEADLWTEIGRKPWVVSQENIYLLAILETSSEPQTYGLLLQKNCDGKFTRAGYWEAGPGFVSKHAHTTCQFISETITIV is encoded by the exons ATGCTTTGTGCGGTATGCATGTCCATATTTCAGAACAGCGCGACGCGCGGTCTTCATCACAAAGATCATGAAAGTGTTGCCGCTGCCGCGAAGAATGGGTGTAGAATATGTTACCACCTAAGTCCAAAGCTTCCATCTGACAACTTGAAGCCTCTAAAATATGAATTTAAGTGGGCGAACTTCTGGGAATTTAGTTGGGAAATATATTTCTATGAGACTGGTGGCGGTAACTCTAACACGTCAATCGACGACGACAGGCCCCCAACCCACTCAGACTGGTTGGTGTTTGTCAAGGTATTTTCCTCATCAGACAGTCCATCTGGTTACAATGAGTTTCTCGACCTTATTGCTGCCGATCTAGATTCGGATCCCACTCGGGTTCGAACAGACTTCCCTTCTTTGCGAGATATCCCAGATAATTCCGGCCACGAGAATGTTACACGCGTGGCTAAGAACTGGCTCCAGACCTGTAAGGATCACCACAACTGTGGATCTGCCTCCGGACCACAGGATGCAGGCTGGTATCCAAAGCGGCTCATCCATGTTGGTAACGAACAACAGTCGCCAAGATTGATTTTATCAGAGAACGAGACTCTAGAAGGCAGTTATGCGGCGTTAAGCCATTGTTGGGGGGAGAACCCAAACTTTCTCATGTTAACATCCGGCACGTTATCCGATTTCTGCAGCGAAATTCAGTTGCAACACCTTCCCGCAAGTTTTCGAGATGCCGTCATCACCTGTCGTCGAATGGACATTCAATACATTTGGATCGACTCGCTTTGCATCCTACAGGCTGGAGACGGTTCGCATGCAGATTGGCTCTCACATTCTGAGGACATGTATCATGTATATCTCAACTGCGACTTGAATATTTCTATCGATGTTTCTCAGAACCCCCATGGAGGTGCTTTCAGGTCGAGGGATCCGGCATATCTTCAAGATTGTTACCTCTGGACAACGTTCCTCGCCATGCCCAAAATTGGACGCCCACCAAATGCATCGTCAACAAGCTCGAGTGAGCATACATACTCGGATGAATTAATCAACTCGGATATTTCAAACGAAAATGAGCATCGACTAGTTGATGCAGAAAAGCAGTCAAAGTCCAGGAATCTTTGCGCAATATTCACACGAGATGACTTTTCTTGGGCGAGACTCGACCTTCCCCTTAGTAAAAGAGCATGGGTGTTCCAAGAGCGGCTCCTCTCACCCAGAACCTTACACTTTGCTTTGGATCGCATCTCCTGGGAATGTGATAGAAGCCGCAACCTCACTGAATATCTCCCCGAAGGTGCGGGAAATGGTGAATGGACAGGTTTTGATTGCCTGTACCAAACCGCATACAGTATTCCAGAACATGGACATGTTTTCACATTTTACTCTGACCTTGTGTTCCCGTACACGGACCGTCAGCTTAGTCATCCGAATGAAGACAAACTTGTTGCCTTCGCCGCCGTCGCTCGGCGCTGCGTCTCATGGTTTGGCACCGAGTACTGTGCTGGAATCTTTCGCAGTACAATGCCACACGCTCTTCTCTGGGAGATGTGCCCGAGTGGGCCGATAAGAAGGTCGACGGCCTACCGCGCACCATCTTGGAGCTGGGCGAGCATGGAATGCCGTGTGACGTTCCAAATCCTTGATGACGAACAGACCGTTCTATCGGATGTAGTGCATGTTGCGGTGGAATTAGTTGACCCAGAAAACCAATTCGGTCAAGTCAGATCTGGTTCCTTAACATTGACTGGACCTCTAGTGGCCTCCGAAGCACTCATCCCCAGGGAAGACAAGACGGAAGAGTGCTCATCCGAAG CAGACTTGTGGACCGAAATTGGAAGGAAGCCTTGGGTAGTTTCTCAAGAGAACATATATCTTCTTGCGATTTTGGAAACATCGAGTGAGCCCCAAACTTATGGCCTCCTATTGCAGAAGAACTGTGATGGAAAGTTCACCCGAGCTGGATACTGGGAGGCAGGACCGGGGTTTGTATCGAAACATGCACACACGACATGTCAGTTTATATCCGAAACTATCACAATAGTTTGA
- a CDS encoding HSF-type DNA-binding-domain-containing protein, translated as MQQPYNSENEAGDQMLRWNGMGDASGFVNRLDGLMDGNAHAGNSFGLVLAQPQYPQPVPIPSNSLARRQMNRALVPTNPRTNFDGSVNEWGNFVGDENVLLRQNPSENLNEQDNVQWLEEMAQKAKREAQAKRKRIPPSFLEERKNEDLIRWSEKGDSFIVLDEDEFAKTLIPELFKHNNYASFVRQLNMYGFHKCVGLSDNSMRASESKNKSLSEYSNPYFRRGHPNLLWLINKPKSGSKTKKDAKGAKGDNDSEEEAGNEEVLGPGLAASTTQPTQSLPDGESQPMPKRKITFIREELNKVRDQQKLILGAINRLQRNNNNLYNQLVMLQNQHDRHQRSISAILNFLANLFRKTLEDQGNSQDVSDIISSMITNQNQQSTQHANVVDLGDFIQEMGPTTYGTPRMKARGLLPPIPNQNNRVQSARSSTMPSSSAYQPVGHRNPEMGNVTEFVNDSPIDMTFPSLRQELEKCPHERMKVINGHNATDTHGLDLPETADLVANAPNTLIIDQGSKQVNFMAVQSSSAPSIRSTPAPIPVAVTSAPPQIPKSIPHMATPAMPTSASVSPPPVEANQTASFSPIMQPPMAPRSLNEINVKQVDLDQLQRLQNEQDAKISNLGDLLRPLSPAGQIPGLGDGEAYFDPQPVDLDQYFDSNAFLGDGHFGADGNDFNFAPDTDSNSHNNNSLLHPEQTIPHGGTTSTLNPASTEEISRNDPGLDSTPGRGTKRQRVG; from the exons ATGCAGCAGCCATACAACTCGGAAAATGAGGCGGGGGACCAGATGTTGCGTTGGAATGGCATGGGCGATGCTTCGGGCTTCGTGAACAGGTTAGATGGACTCATGGATGGAAATGCGCATGCTGGCAACTCGTTCGGGCTGGTGCTGGCACAGCCGCAGTATCCCCAGCCTGTGCCGATTCCATCAAACTCGCTTGCTCGGCGACAGATGAATCGTGCGCTTGTTCCGACTAATCCGCGGACAAACTTTGACGGATCTGTTAATGAATGGGGAAATTTTGTTGGCGATGAAAATGTCCTGCTTCGGCAGAACCCTTCCGAGAACCTGAACGAGCAGGACAACGTTCAGTGGTTGGAGGAGATGGCGCAGAAGGCTAAAAGGGAAGCACAAGCAAAACGAAAGCGAATCCCACC AAGCTTTCTGGAAGAGCGCAAAAATGAAGACTTAATTCGATGGTCGGAAAAAGGAGATTCGTTCATAGTACTAGACGAAGACGAATTTGCCAAAACCTTGATTCCAGAATTATTTAAGCATAACAACTACGCGTCTTTTGTTCGACAGCTCAATATGTATGGCTTCCACAAATGTGTGGGTCTGTCCGATAATTCCATGCGGGCAAGTGAgtccaagaacaagagcctgAGCGAGTACTCTAACCCCTACTTCCGACGCGGCCATCCTAACCTTTTGTGGCTTATAAACAAGCCCAAGAGTGGCagcaagacaaagaaagacGCTAAAGGTGCCAAGGGCGACAATGAcagcgaggaagaggccGGGAACGAGGAAGTACTTGGCCCGGGACTGGCAGCCTCAACTACCCAGCCCACTCAATCCTTACCTGATGGAGAGTCCCAACCCATGCCTAAGAGGAAGATTACATTCATACGAGAGGAGTTGAACAAAGTTCGTGATCAACAAAAGCTGATTCTCGGCGCTATCAATCGACTGCAgagaaacaacaacaacctgTACAACCAGCTCGTCATGCTCCAGAACCAACACGACCGTCACCAGAGGTCGATCAGCGCTATTCTCAACTTTCTCGCCAACTTGTTCCGGAAAACGCTAGAAGATCAGGGCAACTCGCAGGACGTGAGCGATATCATCTCCAGCATGATCACGAACCAGAATCAGCAGTCTACGCAGCATGCAAATGTCGTTGATCTTGGAGACTTCATTCAAGAGATGGGTCCCACTACCTACGGCACACCTCGCATGAAGGCTCGTGGGCTGCTGCCACCCATCCCAAACCAGAACAACCGCGTCCAGTCAGCTAGGTCATCAACTATGCCTAGCAGCTCGGCGTACCAGCCCGTGGGCCATCGCAATCCCGAGATGGGTAATGTCACGGAATTTGTTAATGATTCTCCAATCGACATGACTTTTCCCAGTCTTCGCCAAGAGCTAGAAAAATGCCCTCATGAACGAATGAAGGTTATTAACGGCCACAACGCAACCGACACTCACGGACTGGATCTGCCAGAGACGGCCGACCTTGTCGCTAACGCGCCTAACACTCTAATTATTGACCAGGGGAGCAAGCAGGTCAATTTCATGGCTGTTCAGTCCTCGTCTGCACCCTCTATCAGGTCAACTCCCGCCCCAATCCCTGTCGCGGTAACATCTGCTCCTCCCCAGATCCCCAAGTCAATCCCTCACATGGCTACGCCAGCCATGCCCACCTCAGCCTCTGTCTCACCTCCGCCGGTCGAAGCGAACCAGACGGCCTCATTCTCCCCCATAATGCAACCACCCATGGCGCCGCGTTCTTTGAATGAGATCAACGTGAAGCAGGTCGACCTAGATCAACTCCAACGTCTACAGAACGAACAGGACGCCAAGATCAGTAACCTAGGTGATTTACTTCGCCCGCTAAGCCCCGCCGGACAAATCCCTGGTCTGGGTGATGGCGAGGCGTACTTCGACCCTCAGCCGGTAGATCTTGATCAGTATTTCGACAGCAATGCTTTCTTGGGCGATGGCCATTTTGGCGCTGATGGCAACGATTTCAACTTCGCTCCTGACACGGACTCGAATAGTCACAACAACAATTCATTGCTACACCCGGAACAAACGATACCCCACGGAGGTACTACCAGTACTCTAAATCCTGCGAGCACAGAAGAAATTTCTCGCAATGACCCGGGGCTAGATAGTACCCCTGGCCGAGGAACCAAGCGACAACGTGTGGGCTAG